A genomic window from Deltaproteobacteria bacterium includes:
- a CDS encoding glycosyltransferase family 4 protein has product MNILGIYYKHKPGGFCKRLYRSYKALAEAGHKVHYISTEILPVRHKNIVAHVMKLPFRDTDSMFFWVVFTVCAMFHACCLCRQLNIGMVFAVGSYYAFVSCLTKMLNKTTLITYIHARDTDYSLVIGRPLSLVKLQALYEHLSFSISDVILTINSSIKKDLEHRYPHSRIEVLPNNIEVSEMSGSDFRKEIRVAAGTFLIATSGVFTKGKNIGFLIRTFSRAQLENALLIIVGDISTRDLFEKQKLEALAENLGIPDRVIFTGWRADGCDVIRSIDLFVLPSVSEGCPLSLLEALGLGVPCLGSRIPEIKEILHYEELLFDSKDREELSQKLVSSKKEEKLVLWRKLCEKRRLVYTFDWDKRFIETLRHVGVAV; this is encoded by the coding sequence GTGAACATTCTGGGTATTTACTACAAGCATAAGCCGGGCGGGTTTTGCAAGCGCTTGTATCGATCATACAAAGCTCTGGCAGAGGCCGGACACAAGGTGCATTATATCTCCACGGAGATATTGCCGGTTCGTCACAAAAATATCGTTGCGCACGTCATGAAGCTTCCCTTTAGAGATACAGACAGTATGTTCTTCTGGGTTGTTTTTACCGTGTGCGCTATGTTTCATGCCTGTTGCTTGTGCAGGCAACTAAACATAGGCATGGTGTTCGCTGTGGGTTCATACTACGCCTTTGTCAGTTGCCTCACCAAGATGCTCAACAAAACAACATTGATAACTTACATTCATGCCCGCGACACAGATTACTCTCTCGTGATCGGCAGGCCATTGTCTCTAGTCAAGTTGCAGGCACTGTACGAGCACCTATCTTTTTCGATTTCTGACGTTATTCTGACCATCAACAGCAGCATAAAAAAAGATTTGGAGCACAGATATCCTCACTCAAGGATTGAGGTTCTCCCCAACAACATAGAAGTATCGGAGATGTCGGGGTCGGATTTCAGGAAGGAAATCCGTGTCGCGGCTGGCACATTTCTCATTGCAACATCTGGCGTTTTTACCAAGGGTAAGAATATTGGCTTTTTGATCAGGACCTTTTCTCGGGCTCAACTTGAGAATGCCCTGTTGATCATTGTCGGGGATATCTCCACACGGGATCTTTTCGAAAAGCAAAAGCTGGAGGCCCTGGCAGAGAATCTGGGAATCCCTGATCGGGTCATCTTTACGGGATGGAGAGCAGATGGGTGCGATGTTATTAGATCCATAGATCTTTTTGTGCTGCCCTCCGTGAGTGAAGGATGTCCCCTTTCCCTGCTTGAGGCATTGGGACTCGGGGTGCCTTGTCTGGGAAGTCGCATTCCTGAGATCAAAGAGATCCTGCACTATGAGGAACTTCTGTTTGATTCCAAAGATAGAGAAGAACTGAGTCAAAAGCTTGTATCGTCAAAGAAAGAGGAGAAATTGGTTCTGTGGCGGAAATTATGTGAAAAGCGACGCCTCGTTTACACCTTTGATTGGGACAAGAGGTTCATAGAGACTTTGAGACATGTAGGTGTGGCGGTTTGA
- a CDS encoding ABC transporter permease, with translation MKSEADAVYICPTDSRVELHRFFNLLWALVTRELKGRYRRSLLGPAWAVFQPLFYMVIFTFLRGVLDISSEGVPYVIFTYSALVPWTFFSNSVIRCGPSISSNAGVLKKIAISREVFPLAGVVTSLVDFFISSLILVGMMIWFRVPIGICILWLPVLVLLVGLLALGIGFGVAAVGTYRHDVLFAMPLLMQFWLLVTPIMYPIGKVPERWQFLYSLNPMVGIIEGFRTTIVKGMAPDLGLLFISLLGVVVVWATGWLLFRHMSQYFADVL, from the coding sequence ATGAAGTCAGAAGCAGATGCCGTGTATATTTGCCCCACGGACTCCAGGGTAGAGTTGCACAGATTTTTCAACCTTCTGTGGGCTCTGGTCACGCGTGAATTAAAAGGGCGCTATCGCCGGTCACTCCTCGGGCCTGCGTGGGCAGTTTTTCAGCCACTATTCTACATGGTTATCTTTACTTTTTTGCGAGGGGTTCTTGATATTTCCAGCGAAGGTGTGCCTTACGTGATCTTTACTTACAGCGCCTTGGTGCCGTGGACCTTTTTTTCTAACTCGGTTATTCGGTGTGGCCCCAGTATCTCATCCAATGCCGGAGTCCTAAAAAAAATTGCCATTTCCCGCGAGGTATTCCCCCTCGCTGGCGTGGTCACCTCGCTCGTTGATTTCTTTATTTCGTCTCTTATTCTGGTTGGGATGATGATCTGGTTTCGAGTCCCCATAGGGATTTGCATACTCTGGCTGCCAGTTCTGGTGCTGCTAGTAGGCCTTTTGGCTTTGGGTATTGGATTCGGAGTGGCCGCTGTAGGCACATACAGACATGATGTTCTCTTCGCCATGCCGCTTTTGATGCAGTTCTGGCTACTGGTAACGCCTATTATGTATCCCATCGGCAAGGTGCCTGAGCGGTGGCAATTCCTTTACAGCCTCAACCCCATGGTCGGGATCATTGAAGGATTCAGGACGACTATTGTCAAGGGCATGGCGCCAGATCTTGGGCTTTTGTTCATCTCGTTGCTCGGCGTTGTGGTGGTTTGGGCAACAGGGTGGCTCCTTTTTCGTCACATGTCCCAATACTTCGCGGATGTGCTGTAG
- a CDS encoding ABC transporter ATP-binding protein, with amino-acid sequence MNDVTIRIDGLWKRYGLPVPAVMRKGINWFHAIRNPQSAIRNTDDGPWALRDISLQVKAGETLGIIGRNGAGKSTLLKVLAGVTPPTTGRIEVRGRLFAMIELNAGLHKELTGRENVRLLGAVMGLGRNEIEAKMAEIVDFCELGEWFDRPVRKYSSGMLARLGFAVAVSVDAEILLVDEVLAVGDLGFQRKCYRRFEELRKEGAATLFVSHNMRQVERICDQVLFLDNGHPVEMGSPGRVCLRYYRMSASDGMRSEHRALSEVATWESSGELEIKAVEIMDQEKRSVQLVRTLDSIRIRVHFNAEERIVRPVIGVTVLTSDMIKLLGMGTGHNYQLPVCLEGNGFFELFIPNLSLLPGVYSVGITVKSQDSRKIYSGQNLANFSVEHSIVNKNSFGMVHTDSEWKFSEGSFRTHIGESQRHRVGDPSEKG; translated from the coding sequence ATGAACGATGTTACTATTCGAATTGATGGGCTCTGGAAGCGTTATGGGCTTCCCGTGCCTGCCGTGATGAGAAAGGGCATCAACTGGTTTCACGCAATCCGCAATCCGCAATCCGCAATCCGAAACACAGATGACGGTCCTTGGGCGCTCCGAGACATCAGCCTTCAGGTGAAGGCTGGCGAGACTCTCGGCATCATTGGACGCAATGGCGCAGGCAAATCCACCCTACTGAAGGTGTTAGCCGGGGTCACCCCCCCCACAACTGGGAGGATAGAGGTCCGGGGTCGGCTATTCGCCATGATTGAACTCAATGCCGGCCTCCACAAAGAACTGACGGGGCGCGAAAATGTTCGACTGCTGGGAGCTGTCATGGGGCTTGGTCGGAATGAAATCGAGGCGAAGATGGCCGAAATCGTGGATTTTTGCGAATTGGGTGAGTGGTTTGACCGTCCTGTCAGGAAGTATTCCAGTGGAATGCTCGCTCGCCTAGGGTTTGCCGTGGCTGTGAGTGTGGATGCGGAGATCCTGCTGGTCGATGAAGTGCTAGCTGTAGGAGATTTGGGTTTCCAAAGAAAATGTTACAGACGCTTTGAAGAACTGAGAAAAGAGGGGGCCGCCACATTGTTTGTTTCACACAACATGAGACAAGTCGAGCGGATTTGCGACCAAGTGCTTTTCCTCGACAATGGCCACCCTGTAGAGATGGGTTCTCCCGGAAGAGTCTGCCTCCGCTATTACAGAATGAGTGCTTCGGACGGCATGAGATCGGAGCATCGGGCATTGTCGGAAGTGGCAACGTGGGAGAGTTCTGGCGAACTGGAGATCAAAGCCGTGGAGATTATGGATCAGGAGAAGCGATCAGTCCAGTTGGTGAGGACCCTCGATTCTATACGTATCCGAGTCCATTTCAACGCCGAGGAACGGATCGTTAGGCCCGTAATCGGTGTCACCGTGCTTACAAGCGATATGATCAAGCTGTTAGGTATGGGCACAGGACACAACTATCAACTGCCAGTCTGTCTAGAAGGCAACGGCTTTTTTGAACTCTTTATCCCTAATCTCAGTCTTCTCCCGGGGGTCTACTCGGTGGGTATCACTGTGAAGTCGCAAGACTCGCGAAAGATATATTCCGGCCAGAACTTGGCGAATTTCTCTGTCGAACACTCGATCGTAAACAAGAACTCATTTGGGATGGTGCATACTGATTCAGAATGGAAGTTTTCGGAAGGTTCATTCCGGACACATATTGGCGAGTCACAAAGACATAGGGTAGGAGACCCCAGTGAGAAGGGATAG
- a CDS encoding methyltransferase domain-containing protein gives MRRDRNTGSNEYSVCGAYHAELRMPPTWLPRYFRRLHIVQEVLSAHLPEEASIIDVGGGEGALVEGLVERGFKNIVGVDPYAPFSNGRMVKGDILALPFHGAAFDAVICLDVLEHVPLHLQLNAARSLERLLKPGGFALVSVPNMAHLKSRIDFLFKGQPWRNKLRKHPGELTMLERLQVLREAGLLLADSVGLHLTLSYNPTPKGPLGRLISSIMFSVAMPPALCWTVVLLVYKKPRPQWIGNIPARSRKWSPLRAALKSYAPPKEDPTSFLT, from the coding sequence GTGAGAAGGGATAGGAATACGGGCAGCAACGAGTACAGCGTTTGTGGAGCCTACCATGCTGAATTGAGGATGCCACCCACGTGGCTCCCAAGATACTTCAGGAGACTTCACATTGTTCAGGAAGTCCTATCTGCACACCTCCCTGAAGAAGCCTCCATTATTGATGTCGGTGGAGGAGAGGGAGCCCTGGTCGAAGGGCTGGTGGAACGCGGATTCAAGAACATTGTCGGAGTCGATCCATATGCGCCCTTTTCCAATGGGAGAATGGTGAAAGGGGATATTCTTGCTTTGCCTTTTCATGGCGCGGCCTTTGATGCAGTAATATGCCTTGACGTTCTTGAACATGTCCCGCTCCATCTCCAGCTCAATGCAGCTCGTAGCCTGGAACGACTCCTGAAGCCAGGCGGCTTTGCTCTGGTCTCGGTTCCGAATATGGCCCATCTAAAGTCGCGCATAGACTTTCTGTTTAAAGGGCAACCTTGGCGAAACAAGCTTCGGAAACATCCTGGTGAACTTACCATGCTGGAAAGGCTGCAGGTTTTGAGGGAGGCGGGTCTTCTTCTGGCTGACAGCGTGGGACTACATCTTACGTTAAGCTACAACCCGACTCCCAAAGGCCCTCTTGGCAGACTGATCTCCTCCATCATGTTCAGCGTGGCCATGCCGCCGGCCCTGTGTTGGACCGTAGTCCTTCTAGTTTACAAAAAGCCGAGACCTCAATGGATAGGAAACATTCCTGCAAGGAGCAGAAAGTGGAGTCCCTTGAGGGCGGCCCTGAAGAGCTACGCTCCTCCAAAGGAGGACCCGACATCATTTCTAACATAG
- a CDS encoding sulfotransferase, with protein sequence MYSFMRPGKVLFVKTLKNCVRILALRQIFPEAKILFLYRDPRAILKSWWQAKGYHHLTSGYHRHPYYAKQSDGKFYWQPPPLEGEDLAGYSYDEIVARADAATEGPWWNTYESFLPSGFAAQGRFGISSGQFGTASW encoded by the coding sequence GTGTACTCCTTTATGCGGCCCGGGAAGGTGCTTTTTGTAAAAACGCTTAAGAACTGTGTCCGCATACTGGCTCTAAGACAAATCTTCCCGGAGGCGAAAATACTCTTCCTATATCGGGATCCGAGAGCGATTTTGAAATCATGGTGGCAGGCAAAAGGCTATCATCACCTTACGTCTGGTTACCACCGTCATCCTTACTATGCCAAACAGTCAGATGGCAAATTCTATTGGCAGCCGCCACCTCTGGAAGGAGAAGACCTTGCGGGATACTCCTATGACGAGATAGTTGCTCGGGCTGACGCTGCGACGGAAGGGCCATGGTGGAATACATACGAGTCTTTTTTGCCATCGGGTTTTGCAGCTCAAGGGCGCTTTGGAATATCATCTGGACAATTCGGTACTGCTTCGTGGTGA